The Medicago truncatula cultivar Jemalong A17 chromosome 4, MtrunA17r5.0-ANR, whole genome shotgun sequence genome includes a region encoding these proteins:
- the LOC11444460 gene encoding probable O-methyltransferase 3, whose product MGSQSEDHVAKLLQAQTQVFNHIFSFINSMSLKCAIELCIPDVIHNYGQPIPLSKLISLLPIHPSKTGDIHRLMRVLTHSGFFNVSKNDLEVMYELNDASRLLLKDHPFSMTSLLHVILGPILSKPWYQLSNWYKNDDPSPFHTENNGVAFWDYAGHDPNHNNLFNEAMACETRLASSVVMGKCKGVFEGLESLVDVGGGIGTITKVIAKSFPNIECIVFDLPHVVDGLQGSENLKYVGGDMFEAIPPTHSILLKGVLHDWNDEECLKILKKCKEAIGNKGKEGKVIIIDAVMGNEKEDNESIEAQLFYDLEMMVLVNGKERNEKEWSNLFLSAGFSNYKITHGLGFKSLIEVFP is encoded by the exons ATGGGATCCCAAAGTGAAGATCATGTTGCAAAATTGCTTCAAGCTCAAACCCAAGTATTCAACCACATTTTTAGTTTCATAAACTCAATGTCCCTTAAATGTGCAATTGAATTGTGTATACCAGATGTTATACACAACTATGGCCAACCAATCCCACTCTCAAAACTCATTTCTTTGTTACCAATCCACCCTTCCAAAACCGGTGACATACATCGTTTGATGCGAGTTTTAACACATTCTGGTTTCTTCAATGTCTCTAAAAATGATCTAGAAGTGATGTATGAGCTTAATGATGCATCTAGGTTATTGCTTAAGGACCATCCCTTTAGTATGACATCTTTGTTACATGTTATACTTGGTCCAATTCTGAGTAAACCATGGTATCAACTTTCTAATTGGTACAAAAATGATGACCCTTCACCTTTTCACACCGAAAATAACGGGGTTGCATTTTGGGATTATGCTGGCCATGATCCTAATCACAATAATTTGTTCAATGAAGCTATGGCTTGTGAAACTAGATTGGCTTCTAGTGTTGTGATGGGAAAGTGTAAAGGGGTGTTTGAAGGATTGGAATCATTGGTTGATGTTGGTGGAGGCATAGGGACTATTACTAAGGTCATTGCTAAGTCATTCCCAAACATTGAGTGCATTGTATTTGATCTTCCACATGTTGTTGATGGCTTACAAGGAAGTGAAAACTTAAAATATGTTGGAGGTGACATGTTTGAGGCTATTCCTCCTACCCATTCAATTTTACTCAAG GGTGTATTACATGACTGGAACGATGAGGAATGCTTGAAAATACTAAAGAAATGCAAGGAAGCAATAGGAAACAAAGGTAAAGAAGGGAAAGTGATAATCATAGACGCAGTGATGGGGAATGAGAAGGAAGACAATGAATCAATTGAAGCACAATTGTTCTATGATTTGGAGATGATGGTGTTGGTCAAtggaaaagagagaaatgaaaaagaatggtctaatttgtttttatctGCTGGTTTTAGTAACTACAAGATAACTCATGGTCTTGGTTTTAAGTCTCTCATTGAGGTTTTTCCCTAG
- the LOC120579971 gene encoding ATP synthase subunit alpha, chloroplastic, translated as MVTIRADEISKIIRERIQQYNTEVKIVNTSTVLQVGDGIARIYGLDEVMAGELVEFEEGTVGIALNLESKNVGVVLMGDGLLIQEGSSVKATGIIAQIPEIDVYRKKLELARVLVLMLMILISTARVLVSTDSLTPNLNR; from the exons ATGGTAACCATTCGTGCAGATGAAATTAGTAAAATTATCCGTGAACGTATTCAGCAATATAATACCGAAGTAAAAATTGTAAATACAAGTACTGTACTTCAAGTAGGCGACGGCATTGCTCGTATTTATGGTCTTGATGAAGTAATGGCAGGTGAATTAGTCGAATTTGAAGAGGGTACTGTAGGGATTGCTTTGAATTTGGAATCCAAAAATGTTGGTGTTGTATTAATGGGTGATGGTTTGCTGATACAAGAGGGAAGTTCGGTAAAAGCAACAGGAATAATTGCTCAGATACCG GAAATTGATGTTTACCGGAAGAAGTTGGAGCTAGCTCGTGTTCTAgtgttaatgttgatgattcTAATATCAACTGCTCGTGTTCTAGTGTCAACGGATtcattgacaccaaatcttaaccgttga
- the LOC11439259 gene encoding LOW QUALITY PROTEIN: optic atrophy 3 protein homolog (The sequence of the model RefSeq protein was modified relative to this genomic sequence to represent the inferred CDS: deleted 1 base in 1 codon), with amino-acid sequence MAVLPLVKLGTLVLRTVCKPIANRLKKEAGYHPKFRNFIISIAQANHRFTTRIQRRIYGKATDVLIRPLDQDKAVQAAADLLGELFVFSVAGAAVIYEVQRNARSEARKEELRRQEIQAIKTRSEELSREIELLEQKLHEMEKLARGRGLIGFFNFRLSNAGEDLNQNPIDCSRC; translated from the exons ATGGCAGTACTACCACTGGTAAAACTAGGAACACTTGTTTTGAGAACAGTATGCAAACCCATCGCCAATAGGTTAAAGAAAGAAGCCGGATACCACCCTAAGTTTCGCAATTTCATCATCAGCATTGCACAGGCCAATCACAGGTTTACCACAAGAATTCAGAGACGCATTTATGGTAAAGCTACTGATGTTCTCATTCGTCCTCTTGATCAAGACAAGGCTGTTCAAGCTGCTGCTGATCTTCTTGGAGAACTCTTCGTCTTTTCT GTTGCAGGAGCTGCTGTAATCTATGAGGTGCAGAGAAATGCCAGATCAGAGGCAAGAAAGGAAGAACTACGCAGACAAGAAATACAG GCAATAAAGACTAGGAGTGAAGAGTTGAGCAGGGAAATTGAACTTCTTGAACAAAAGCTTCATGAGATGGAAAAACTTGCTAGAGGGCGGGGGCTTATTGGATTTTTTAACTTCAGACTCAGCAACGCCGGTGAagattta aatcaaaatccaattgATTGTAGCAGATGTTAA